A single genomic interval of Schistocerca americana isolate TAMUIC-IGC-003095 chromosome 2, iqSchAmer2.1, whole genome shotgun sequence harbors:
- the LOC124596311 gene encoding uncharacterized protein LOC124596311 yields MKAALLLVAALVAVAEVHGQPEESTTVTISSDNLTTSNITAERTFLAKSSYTGDDDTICVESDNNFYLYVNVLKLYSCYHQLRKVYVVRPRSQCEPHLSDCPRH; encoded by the exons ATGAAGGCTGCTCTGTTGCTTGTTGCTG CGCTGGTAGCAGTGGCGGAGGTCCACGGGCAACCAGAAGAGTCTACCACCGTCACCATTTCGAGTGACAATCTAACCACCAGCAACATCACAGCGGAGAGAACATTTTTGGCGAAGTCATCGTACACGGGAGATGACGATACCATTTGTGTAGAGTCAGACAACAACTTCTACTTGTATGTTAATGTGTTGAAGCTCTATTCTTGCTACCACCAGCTACGGAAAG TTTACGTGGTGAGACCAAGGAGCCAGTGTGAACCACACCTGTCAGATTGTCCCAGGCACTAG